TTCACGACCAATAGGTTTAAATTGAGTTTTTCTAAAGTTTCCATCTCTACTGCCTTACTTGAATAAGTACGCTCTTCTCTTGTTCGCTAGTGCCAAGGAAAGAAGTCCAACCCAGAGCAATCTCTGCCGGTTCAGCTAACACAAAATCAGGGGCTTCGTTATCATCCATCGTCAGTTCGAGGTCATAAGCCATTTGTTCACGCAAAATAAGCTCAACCAACTTACACAAAGGACCAAACTCTCTTCCCGACGGTAAAAAATCGGAGAAGGTCTTGCGAGAAAGACGTCGAATACAGATTACAAATTTGCCATTACAGTCCACGACCGACTCCCCCACCATTGATGAAACACCGAGCTGGGCATTTGCGATGCCAACACGGGTTTGCTGGGATTGGTCAATTTTTACGTTGCGCCTAACCCACTGCCTGATCTCCACATCTTCCAAGTCGAAGCAGTGAGCAATGATGCCCGCAACAACTTGAGGTGAACGACTACGCCCCGCAAGCGTTCCCGAATAAGCCAGCATCTTGCACCAGTTAATTGGCGTATCGCCGCGTAAATCCGGAGAGCCCAAACCAACAAGAGAGAGAAGTTGTGATGAAAACTCATCTTGTGCATCGGGCTGAAAGCGAACGAAATAACGGTATTTGCGCCAAATTCGATACACCAAGTTGATCAAGCGATTATTGAAGAAATCGAAAAAGGGCTGCTTAGAGCCTCCGGGTTCTTCATTGAGCAATTGTTCAACCACATAGCCTGGAAGCGGAGACTGGGCACCAGATAGACCAAAAAAATTGGTTTTCATTACTAAGCGCTCGTCTTCTAGCACATCCAAACGACTTACATCAGAGGGCGAGAAACCTAAGCTCGTGTTAGCACTAAACACCAAGCGACATTGCCGTTCCCAGTCATCCTCCTCTGGATTCATTGCATAGAGCTTTTGCAGCAGTTCTACCAACTGATAAAAGTTGTATTCATGGACATCATTAGGCATTGCAACCCCATCAGGCTGCGCAGCTTGTGCCACTAGATCAGTGGCTGCATCCCCGCCTGAGTACCCCATGTATACCTCTCTTTATTAGTGATATTGACCACATGCAACTCATGAAATGAGTTAATACTTGCGTACAGTGCGAAGAAGTGGCTTAGAACTGAGCCAAACAGAAATAGGTCACCCTCAGAACCAAAGCCAGCTTGGTCAATGTATAGGGTCGATTGCAGTCCTCGTACCGGTAGCCCTCTTAGGATCTTATCCACGGGCTTAGATTCAATTTTCTGAATCGCTTCCAATCTTCTACGCGATACCCGTTCCGCCTGTCGGTCAACCAGCGCTTTGAAGTCGTAAGCGCGCAACACGCTGCTCAAGGCATCTTTGGACAGTAATGACAGATAATTTAGCGACAAGTTGGAGATCAACGTCCACAACAAGCTGCCATCTAAAACCGGTCTAAGAGACTGTGACGGCACCGTAATATTGGCGAAAGTGGCAAATGGAGGTGAGGTATCCGTTGGCTCACAAATATCGCCAACACCTAACTCCAACGGTAATAAGCGATTCGTGCAGTTCAACTTAACGGAAACGGCTTCATCGACCTCAATTGAGGTAGTTTCGTCACTTCTAACAAATGAAATAAAGGTTTCAAATCCATCACCACGAATGCTCTCTCTAACGCGAGAGCGGTAGTAAAGGGCGGTTCGGTTTCTTACCCGTTCCACTTCGTGTTGAAAGCTCTCAAATGAAGAGTAAACTCGCTTCTCGCCGCGAATACGTCGTCCATCGGATTGGGTGTCTTGCCATCCTGATACCGTCTGAATGTTAAAAACTTCGTAGTGAGAAGGATAACGACTCGATGGCAACACACGATATTCCGACTGGCGTCCAGAAAGAGCGATCGGATCAGCATCGTGTTCAAACAAGTTAATAATCGGCGTGCAATAAAGTTGGAAGTTTTCTTTGGTTACACGAACATCCGCAGGCAACGTCTTGGAAAAATAGAGTTTGACCGAAAACAGTCCACTGACACTTTTTGGAATCGCCTTATCAAGCCCAGACAGGTCAAAGAAATGGAACGCTTCTGCAAATGACAAGTACTCCTGTAAAATACGATAGCCTTCATAAACGTTTTTGGGGTACGGCAGTAACGCATCATCACTGTCGAAGCCGACCGTTTTAAAATGCCCCTCACCCACCTGAAACTCTGTACCGTTAACGTCAATGCTGACTCTATCAAGATAGTGATTTAGCCACAGGTAAAGCATCTGTGAGCTATATTTGTCTCCACCCAAATAGAAACGAAGACTGTCGAGTAATGCATTGCCGACATTGGTCTCACCATGCATTTCTAGCAGTAAGTCAATGGTTGTTGCTTCACGCGTATGCTGCGCATTGACCTCAATACATTCAAGTGGGTAAAGCGCCACTTCACGACAAGTTTGAAAGTGACACTTGGTGCCGAAAACGGGTTTGCTATCAACTTGCGTTCCTTTACCAATCAACTGTTTCTCACTAACACTTTTGTCCGGCGAAAAACGCAGGATACTCATGCTCGGGATGGGTCTTAGGTAATTAGGCCACAGCATGTTGATCATCGAATGAGTCAGTTCAGGAAACTCATCTTCTACTTTTTCTCTCAGCCTCGCCGTCAAGAACGCAAAACCTTCGAGCAACCGTTCCACATCAGGGTCGAGGGTACGACCATGTAGGAAACGAGAGAGTTGCGGGTGAATTTCAGTGAACTCACGCCCCTGCTCTTTTAAAAAAGCAAGCTCCTCTCTAAAGTACTTATCTTGGGCCATTAGCTAAATCACTCGGTATTTTCTATTCTGATCAAGTAGCAAACTAAACTGAACACGATCGTGGATCGCTTCACTATTGATCTGCGCGGTTATTTTGAACTGCAGTGAGAGTGGGCTGTAACTGTCGGTTTGAGAACTCACTTCGACGTTCTTAAGTCGAGGCTCAAAGTTGTGCAAACAATTGCGAATTGCCAACTTAATTCTGACCGAGAGATCAAGCGTGTCTAACGTTGCGTCATTAAAATCGATTAACCCCAAATCTGGTGAACTTTGTGCGCCGCCAATACGAGTGTTCAATATCTTCGAAACATTGAGTTTTATTGATCTCATCACGTCACTCGGCTCAGGTCCTTGAGTCACCGACATATGCTTGGCGTCGGCTTCCAAGCGTTCTAAGAAGCCGACACCAAACGTACTTTCTTCTGGTGCAAAGTACGTCATTTCAATTAAGCCTGATCTAAGCGACCAACCAGAGATAGCTCAAAGTTAGCCCCCATATATTTGAAGTGAGGACGAACAGAAAGAGACACCTGGTACCAACCTGGGTTTCCTTCAACGTCTGCCACTTCAATCTTCGCTGCGCGAAGTGGACGGCGACTACGTACGTCTGCTGGTGGATTCTCCTGATCAGCAACATACTGTTTAAGCCAAGTATTCAGCTCGCGCTCGAGGTCTTGACGCTCTTTCCACGCGCCAATTTGCTCACGTTGCAGCACCTTAATGTAGTGAGCAAGGCGGTTGATGATCATCATATAAGGCAGTTGAGTACCGAGTTTGTAGTTGGTTTCAGCCTCTTTACCTTCTTTGGTATTCGGGAAAACCTTCGCCTTTTGAATCGAGTTGGCAGAGAAGAACGCCGCATTGTCGCTGCCTTTGCGCATCGTCAGTGCGATAAACCCTTCTTCAGCAAGTTCGAACTCTTTACGGTCAGTGATGAGTACTTCAGTTGGGATTTTTGCTTGTAGTGCCCCCATAGACTCGAACACGTGCACTGGTAGGTCTTCGACTGCACCACCGCTTTGTGGGCCGATAATATTTGGACACCAACGATATTTGGCAAAGCTGTCAGTTAAGCGAGTTGCAAATGCAAAGGCAGTGTTACCCCACAAATAGTGTTCATGTGACTGAGCAACACTCTCTGTGTAATTAAACGAACGAATAGGGTTCTCAGTTGGGTCATAAGGCACACGTAACAGAAAACGTGGCGCCGTCAAACCTAGGTAGCGGGCATCTTCTGATTCACGCAATGAACGCCATTTGGTGTACTTAGGACTCTCAAAGATCGATTTAACATCTTTGATGTTCGGTAACTCTTCAAATGATTCAATACCAAAAAACTCAGGGCCAACACTCGATAAGAATGGAGCGTGCGCCATTGCACCCAACGCGCCCATATATTGCAGTAGCTTCATATCAGGTGTTGAAGGAGTAAACGCAAAATTACCCACGATCGCGCCAGTAGGTTCGCCACCAAACTGGCCGTAACCTGATGAATAAACGTGTTTATATAGACCAGACTGAGCCGTTTCTGGAGCAAACTCAAAGTCTTCAAGTAACTCTTCTTTCGTTACATGTAGAAGGTCAATTTTATTGTTTTCACCGAAGTCTGTACGGTCAACTAATAACTTAAGACCACGCCATGAAGATTCGAGTTGCTGGAACTTGCTATCGTGTAGAATCTCATCCATTTGCGCACTGATTTTTTTGTCTAACTCAACCAACATTTGGTCAACCAGTGCTTTGTTTACCGCTTCGTCAGCTTGCTTCGAACCAATCAGGTTCTCAATAAAGGCGGCTACGCCTTTTTTGGCAATATCGTATCCTTCTTCACTTGGCGCGATTTTAGTTTGCGCCATGATTTCATCCAGTAAGCCGCCTTCAGCCAACTGCTGTTTTTCTAATACCTTTTCTGTAGACATCAGGTAATTCCTAATCCATTAAATGACGAATGTTTTAAGTCTATAAAATTACTTTATTTTGCTTCTTCGCTAACAAGGTTGAGCTCTTTTAGCAACTTGTCG
This is a stretch of genomic DNA from Vibrio panuliri. It encodes these proteins:
- the tssG gene encoding type VI secretion system baseplate subunit TssG, translated to MGYSGGDAATDLVAQAAQPDGVAMPNDVHEYNFYQLVELLQKLYAMNPEEDDWERQCRLVFSANTSLGFSPSDVSRLDVLEDERLVMKTNFFGLSGAQSPLPGYVVEQLLNEEPGGSKQPFFDFFNNRLINLVYRIWRKYRYFVRFQPDAQDEFSSQLLSLVGLGSPDLRGDTPINWCKMLAYSGTLAGRSRSPQVVAGIIAHCFDLEDVEIRQWVRRNVKIDQSQQTRVGIANAQLGVSSMVGESVVDCNGKFVICIRRLSRKTFSDFLPSGREFGPLCKLVELILREQMAYDLELTMDDNEAPDFVLAEPAEIALGWTSFLGTSEQEKSVLIQVRQ
- the tssF gene encoding type VI secretion system baseplate subunit TssF, translated to MAQDKYFREELAFLKEQGREFTEIHPQLSRFLHGRTLDPDVERLLEGFAFLTARLREKVEDEFPELTHSMINMLWPNYLRPIPSMSILRFSPDKSVSEKQLIGKGTQVDSKPVFGTKCHFQTCREVALYPLECIEVNAQHTREATTIDLLLEMHGETNVGNALLDSLRFYLGGDKYSSQMLYLWLNHYLDRVSIDVNGTEFQVGEGHFKTVGFDSDDALLPYPKNVYEGYRILQEYLSFAEAFHFFDLSGLDKAIPKSVSGLFSVKLYFSKTLPADVRVTKENFQLYCTPIINLFEHDADPIALSGRQSEYRVLPSSRYPSHYEVFNIQTVSGWQDTQSDGRRIRGEKRVYSSFESFQHEVERVRNRTALYYRSRVRESIRGDGFETFISFVRSDETTSIEVDEAVSVKLNCTNRLLPLELGVGDICEPTDTSPPFATFANITVPSQSLRPVLDGSLLWTLISNLSLNYLSLLSKDALSSVLRAYDFKALVDRQAERVSRRRLEAIQKIESKPVDKILRGLPVRGLQSTLYIDQAGFGSEGDLFLFGSVLSHFFALYASINSFHELHVVNITNKERYTWGTQAGMQPLI
- the tssE gene encoding type VI secretion system baseplate subunit TssE; protein product: MTYFAPEESTFGVGFLERLEADAKHMSVTQGPEPSDVMRSIKLNVSKILNTRIGGAQSSPDLGLIDFNDATLDTLDLSVRIKLAIRNCLHNFEPRLKNVEVSSQTDSYSPLSLQFKITAQINSEAIHDRVQFSLLLDQNRKYRVI
- the tssC gene encoding type VI secretion system contractile sheath large subunit, producing MMSTEKVLEKQQLAEGGLLDEIMAQTKIAPSEEGYDIAKKGVAAFIENLIGSKQADEAVNKALVDQMLVELDKKISAQMDEILHDSKFQQLESSWRGLKLLVDRTDFGENNKIDLLHVTKEELLEDFEFAPETAQSGLYKHVYSSGYGQFGGEPTGAIVGNFAFTPSTPDMKLLQYMGALGAMAHAPFLSSVGPEFFGIESFEELPNIKDVKSIFESPKYTKWRSLRESEDARYLGLTAPRFLLRVPYDPTENPIRSFNYTESVAQSHEHYLWGNTAFAFATRLTDSFAKYRWCPNIIGPQSGGAVEDLPVHVFESMGALQAKIPTEVLITDRKEFELAEEGFIALTMRKGSDNAAFFSANSIQKAKVFPNTKEGKEAETNYKLGTQLPYMMIINRLAHYIKVLQREQIGAWKERQDLERELNTWLKQYVADQENPPADVRSRRPLRAAKIEVADVEGNPGWYQVSLSVRPHFKYMGANFELSLVGRLDQA